The genomic stretch TAGAAAAGGATGAAAAAGAAGAAGGGATAAGAGTAGGGCTAAACTATGGTCATACCTTTGCCCATGCTATTGAACTTGAGACAAATTATGTGCAATTTTTACACGGGGAAGCTGTAGCTATTGGTATGCAAATGGCAAATCTTTTGGCACTCAAAATAGGAGTTTTGAAACAAAATGAAATAGAGAAAATAGAGGAGTTGTTAAAAAAATATCATCTCTTGATACAATACAAAATTTATAATCAAAAAAGTTTTTATAAAAGCTTTTTTTTAGATAAAAAAACCCATTATCAAAAGGTTAGATTTGTACTCCCAAATGGTATTGGTGATGTGTTGGTTATGGATGATATCAAAAAAAGTTTTATACTTGAAGTCTTAGAGGTGTTTAGTTGAAAAAGGTTTTATTGCTATTACTAGGATTGGTATTTGTTTTTTCACAAGATGATCTTGAAGAATTGCAAAAAAAGATTCAAAATTTAGATCAAAAAATACAAACAAATGAAAATATTTGGATTCGAAAATATACAAATTTTGAAAATTACAATAAGGTTTATATGCAAATTCAATCCTTAGAGAAGGAATTAAAAAAGAACAAGAATCAGCCAAATAGTCCTGATAGTTCTTTTAAAAAACACCAACTTGAAACCCAAATTGAGACTTTGCAAAAACAACTTGAGCTTTTAAGCCAATATAAGGACAATCCATTTAAAGATTTGATTGAAAAACCAGAAATTGGTGAAGTGGTTAATGTAACCAACCCATTTGCAATTGTTGGTGGTTTTAGCTTTATCAAAAAGGTAGAGAGTCAAAAAAGAAATTTGGGATATAGACAGCAAACTCTAAATGATGCCCTTGAAATATTAAACACAAAATATAAGCTTTTACAAGAAATCTATAAGCTTGATAAAAAAGCTTCAAAAAAACAACTATATCAGACACAAACAAAAATTTTAGAATTGCAATCAGCTCAAGATATTTTAAAAACTACGGTGGATATTTATACAAAAGAAAGCCAAGAGATTGTCAATAAAATCTCAACACAAATTAAAAATCAGATTTTTAAGCTTATTTATATTGCTATTGTGATTTTGGTAAGTTTTGGGATTGCATTTATTTTAAAAGTTTTTTCTCGTAAATATATTCATGATAATGAAAGAGCCTATATGGCCTCAAAGATCATCAATTTCTTTAATATTACAATCATTATACTTATTCTTCTTTTTGCTTATTTGGAAAATGTTACTTATTTAATTGCTGTACTAGGTTTTGCCTCTGCTGGTTTGGCAATTGCTATGAAAGATTTATTTATGAGCTTGCTGGGTTGGCTTGTGATTACCATTGGAGGGAGTGTTCATGTTGGTGATAGGATTAGAATTAGTAAAGATGGATGTATTTATGTGGGTGATGTTTTAGATATTTCAGTTCTTAGAATCACCTTGTATGAGGATGTTACGCTAACAACATTTTTAGATAATAGAAGAGCAGGTAGAATAGTTTTTATTCCAAATAACTATATTTTTACAACAATGTTTTCAAACTATACACACGGAGGGATGAAAACAGTTTGGGATGGGGTTGATTTTGTTATCACATTTGATAGCAATATTCAAAAAGCTTGTATGATTGCAAATGAAGTGGCTACAAAATATTCTAAAGGCTATACCGAAACAACAAGAAAACAACTTAGTAAAATGCGTGATAAATATTCTTTAAGAAATTCTAATGTAGAACCAAAAACTTTTAGTCTTATTGATGGAAGTGGAATAAGAATTTCAGTTTGGTATCAAACCAATGCTTATGCAACACTAAGCCTTAGAAGTGTAATTTCTATGGAAATTATAGAAAGATTATTAAAAGAACAAGATATCAGGATTGCATATAACACTACAAAGCTTATTAAGGATGGAACAGATGGGTTTGGAAACAAAACAGCAAATATGTATCCAATTGAGGTGGAGTAATGAAAGTCTTTTTTAAAACTTTTGGTTGTAGGACAAACTTCTTTGATACACAAGTAATGATAGAAAAATTAAAAGATTTCTCTATCATAGAAAATGAGCATGATGCTGATATTATTATAGTCAATTCTTGCACCGTTACAAATGGTGCAGATAGCGGTGTAAGAAGTTATGTAAATAAAATGAAGCGTGAGGGAAAAAAGATATATTTTACAGGCTGTGGTGTAAAAACACAGGCTAAAAATCTTTTTGACAAGGATTTAATATTTGGAAGTTTTGGACATTCTCACAAAGAAAAGATTAATGATTTTTTGCTTTCAAAAGATCGTTTTTTTATTCAAGAGAGTGAAACTACAAAACACTTAGACAGCACAATAGTTAGTGATTTTTCCCAAAAATCTAGGGCTTTTATCAAAATACAAGAGGGCTGTGATTTTTCTTGTAGCTACTGTATCATCCCCAGTGTAAGAGGTATTGCTAGAAGTTATAGACAAGAGGATATTATCAAACAGATTGATATACTTGCTCAAAAAGGTATTAGCGAGGTTGTATTAACAGGAACAAATGTGGGGAGTTATGGTAGAGACTTGGGTAGCAATATTGCAAGATTAATTAAAGAAATTGCTAAAAATAATTCTATTAAGCGTGTAAGAGTGGGTAGCTTAGAGCCAAGCCAAATTAATGGGGAGTTTTTAGAATTACTTGAAGATGACATATTAGAAAAACATTTACATATTGCATTACAATATACTCATAATGATATGCTTAAGATTATGAATAGACAAAATAGGGTAGAAACTGATTTTATCTTACTAGAAAAAATTGCAAAAAAAGGTTTTGCAATTGGTAGTGATTTTATTGTGGGTCATCCTTATGAAACTCCTGAAATATGGGAGGAGGCATTGAAGAATATAAAGTCTCTGCCTCTTACACACATACACCCTTTTATTTATTCTCCTAGAGATAATACTCCATCAGCAAAAATGCCTATGACTGTGGATAAAAAAACTGCTAAAGAAAGGCTTAATGATCTCAATAAAGTCATTAAGCAAAAAAATCTTATTTTTAGGAAAAAAAAGAGTGTTTTAAGGGTTTTAGTTGAGAGCAAAAAGCAAGAAAACTATAGTGGTTTAGATCAATTCTTTAATCGGATTGTAATAAAAAGCCATAATAATATACAAGGAAATTGGCTAGAGATTAAAGATTATGAAGTAAGAGAAGAAGGCAATTATGCAGAGATTTAAGAATAGTCTTTATATAAGTATCATAAGTTGTTTTATATTGGGGATTCTAACTATAATATTATTTACAAGGGATTATACAACTCCTATAAACACTAAAGAATTGGAAAATATAATCAATCAAAACAAAACAATCAAAAAAGTCTTAACTGATGAAACATTTTTATATTTTTATATTGATAAGGAATGCTATAAGATTCCTAAGTTTGCTGTTGATAATGAATTAATTAAAAATCTTAAGATACAAGAAAAGCAAAATTATAGTTCGTTGTTTTTTATAGTACTTTTTATAGCATTAATTTTAGGATTCCTTCTATTTTACAGAAGATACAAAAAACCCCAAAAAGAGGTAGGAAAGATAGAAACTATAAGAGAAGAAAAAAGCCAAAATAATATCTATACCCCTATGACCTCAAAGGTAAGTTTTGATGATATCGCAGGAATTGAGGAAGTTAAAGAAGAGCTATTAGAATTAATAGACTTTCTAAAAAATCCATCACGATATCAAAAATTGGATATTGTGATGCCAAAGGGAGTTTTACTTTCTGGACCTCCTGGTATTGGAAAAACCATGATTGCAAAAGCAATGGCAAATGAAGCAGGAGTTCCATTTTTTTATCATAGTGGATCATCTTTTGTCCAAATTTATGCAGGAATGGGAGCAAAAAGAGTAAGGGATCTTTTTTCAAGTGCAAAAAAGAATGCTCCCTCTATTATTTTTATTGATGAGATTGATTCTGTAGGTAAGGCAAGAGATAAAAATAGAAGTGATGAAAGAGAAGCAACGCTCAATGAATTATTAACTCAAATGGATGGTTTTGATGAGAATAGTGGGATTATTGTAATTGGTGCAACCAATAAAATTAATGTATTAGATGAAGCTCTTTTGCGCAGTGGTAGATTTGATAGAAAGCTTTTGCTTGAATTACCCAGTATTGAGGATAGAGTAAAAATTCTAAAAAAGCATCTTAAAAATAAAAAAATTGATTTTGATCTTCACGAAGTTGCAAAACTTTGTGTGGGTTTTAGTGGGGCAGCTCTTGCAACCCTAGTAAATGAAAGTGCTTTATATGCCCTCAAACACAAAAAAGAAAAGATTACAATGGAAGATGTTTTGGCCTTAAAAGATAAGGTTTTTTTGGGTAAGAGACTTCCTGTTAAACTGGATTCTTATCAAAAAGAATTGTTGAGTATATATCAGGCTTCAAAATGTATAAGTGCAGTTATATTTGGACTAGAATTTGAAAAATGTTCTTTGGTGTTGGATTTCTTTATTCAAAATGAAAATGGTGTTTTATCTCAAAGTTTGCTAGAAAAACAAGCTAGATTCTACTTAAGTGGAATTTGCGGATTAAAATTAATCAAAAAAGAAACTTTTACTATAGGGCAATTGGATTTGCAAGAAATAGAAAAAATTTTACAAAAGATGTATGAATTTTATATGATAAAAGATACAAAGCTAGTCTTTAAAGACTTAAAAGAGCAACAGTTGGACTTTTTGGAAAAGTATATAGAAGAGATCTCAATTATTTCAAAAAGACTATTAGAAGAAGAAGTTTTGACATTTGATACCATAAAACAAAGTATTTTATGAGATTTTTTGGTGACTTCTACCTTGGTTTGGAAGAAAAAGGATTAAATTTTTTTATAAAAGATTTAAGCCTATATGATGTAGTTGGATTTGGATATGGTTGTTTTTTGGCTACTGAATATGCCATAGATAGAATACAAAATGGGTATAGGATACACAAAATTGTTTTAATTTCTCCCATCATTGATATCTCTGATCATAAAATAATAGTAAGGACCTATAAAAACTCTATTTTAAGAGACTATCAAATACCTACAAAAAAGATTGAAAAAAGAGAATGGGATTTAAATGTTTTGGAAAAAATTACATCTAATGGAGGCAGTTTTGAAGTCTATATAGGTAGTCAAGCTCCTAATTCCCAAAAAATCATTGAATTATTTAAACCCATTGGTTTGATTTATTGCTTCAAGGAGGGAGGTTTTGATATTTTTAATCAATTGTCTGATTTGAAGCAAGAAAATATCTTGCTTCAATAAATCAGATTGCTCTTTCTATTAGATCATAGATTCTGCGTGTAAAGTCTTTTGTATTTTGGATACTTCCAGAATCTAATATTTTTGCTGAATCAAAAAGAAGATGGACCATATCTTCAAATTCTTGTTTATCTTGCATTTTATTAAGTTTATTAATGACAGGATGACTGATATTAATTTCTAGATTCTTTGGCATACTCACTGGATTTTGCCCCATTTGTCTCATTAGGTTTGCCATCATTGCATTTTCTTCTTCTCCAATAAGTGCCACAGGAGAATTAAGAGTTGCTGATAATACGACTTCTTTGATTTGATCGCCAAGTTTTTCCTTAATTTTTTTACTTAATTCCTCATAATTTTTCTTATCTTCTTCACTAATTTGTTCCATTCCTAATTCTTCCAAAGCTTGTTTGCTTGATGCATCCTTCATTGGTGTTTTGTCATACTCATTTACATTTGGCATCACAAAAGAATCAATTTCATCAGATAGCAATAAAACTTGATAACCCTTTTGGGTATATTTTTCTAAAATTGGGGAAGCTTTTAAGAGGTCTTTATTTTCGCCAATTAAATAATAAATGCTTTTTTGATCCTGAGGCATTGCTTCTTTATAAGCCTTTAAAGAAACTAGATCTTGGTTTAAAGTATCAAATCTCAAAAGGTTAAGTATTTTGTCTTTATTTTCAAAATCGCTATAAAGCCCTTCTTTTAATACCCTTCCAAATTGTTCATAAAATCCTTTGTATTGTTCTTCATCCTTGCTTAGATTCTCAATCTCATTTAGTATCTTTTTAGTGGAAGCTGATTTAATATTTGCAAGAATTTTATTCTGCTGTAAAATCTCTCTACTTACATTTAAGGGTAAGTCTTCACTATCTATAACCCCTCTAACAAATCTTAAATACTGCGGTAATAATTCTTTATCATCATCTGTAATAAAAACCCTTTTAACATAAAGCTTAATGCCTGATTTATAATCAACTCGATACAAATCAAATGGCGCATTCTTTGGTATAAAAAACAATGTTGTATATTCTAAATTTCCTTCCACTTTTGTATGAATCCACTTTAGTGGCTCATTATTATCGTGACTAAAGCTTTTATAAAACTCTTTATAATCTTCTTCTTTTAACTCATTCTTTGCCATTTTCCAGATAGCTTTTGCGTGGTTAATTTGCTCAATTTTATCCTCTTTTTTTTCTACTTTTTTATCACCCTCATAGTTGGTTTGTGTATAGTGAAGATAAATTGGGAATTGAATATGCTCAGAATATTTTTTTACAATATTTTCAATCTCCCACCTTGAAGCAAAATTTTTATCTTCATCCTTTAAATAAAGTGTGATCTCACTGCCTTGTGTTTCTTTTTGACATGGAGTGATTTCATATTCTCCCTTTCCATCACTAATCCAAGCAAAAGCCTGATCTTCTCCTGCTTTTTTTGTCTGAACAATAATCTTATCTGCCACCATAAAAGCAGAGTAAAAGCCCACACCAAACTGACCAATTAAAGCAGAATCCTTCTTCTTATCCCCACTAAGGCTGGATAAAAAGCTTTTAGTTCCAGATTTAGCAATGGTTCCTAGATGATTGATTAAATCCTCCTCATTCATCCCAATCCCATTATCTATAATACTTAGTGTTTTTTTAGCTTCATCAAATTTAATATCAATGCGTGCATCAAACTTCATATTTTTAAATTTGTCTTCACTTAAGGTGAGATAATTCATTTTATCTAGAGCATCTGAAGCATTAGAAATTAACTCTCTTAGAAAAATTTCCTTATTGGAATAAAGAGAGTGTATCATTAAGTCTAAAAGTTGATTGATTTCTGTTTGAAAGGTATGTTTTTTACTCATCATTTCTCCTTGCTTAAATTACTTGTTTAAATTGTGTAATTATAACAGTATTTAACAAATAATTTATAAAACTTTATATGGATACTATAAAGTTTTGTTAGCCTATTAATATAAATTTGATGATTTTTTATTTATTTTAGAGAGCCTTCGAGTTTGAGTAAAAAAATTTTTTTATCTAATCCTAGGGCATATCCTCCAATACCATGTGATGAGACAACTCTATGACAGGGAATAATGATGCAAAAATCATTTTGATTGCAAGCATTGCCAACCGCACGATAGCTTAGTGGATTTGCAATTTCTCTTGCAATCTCTTTATAACTTTTTTGTTCTCCATATTCAATTTGTAGAATCTGTGTTAAAACTTTCTTTTTAAAATCACTCCCTTTTATCAAAAGAGGAAGAATAAATTCTTTTAAATCACCCTTGAAATAAGCATTTACTTGTTTTTTCACTTCTTGGGTTAGTTTTGTTTGTCTTTGCTCACAACTCTGAGGCGTTGATGGAAGAAAAGAAACAATCTTATCTTGTAAGATAGTAATATCAAAATCTCCAATAGGGGTTTGACAAGTATCAAAATAAATCAAAGAATAACCTCAATCTCCTTAGAATCTTCTTGAAGTTTTTTGATTTTTTCTTCTCTATCTTTTTGCAAAGCTAATGCAAGAGTTTTATCACTAAGTGCTAAAATTTGTATAGCTAAATATGCTGCATTGACAGCTCCAGCCTTTCCAATTGCCAATGTTCCTACAGGCATTCCACTTGGCATTTGAACTGTGCTAAGTAGGGCATCTAATCCATCTAAAGCACCCCCTGATAATGGGACACCAATCACTGGTTTAGTTGTCATTGAAGCAATTGCACCTGCCAAGTGAGCGGCCATTCCAGCAGCTCCTATGAAAACTTTTGCACCTTTTTGCTCTGCTTCTTTAACATATTGCTTTGTTCTATCTGGACTACGATGAGCCGAAGAAATAATAACCTCATAAGTTACATTAAATTGTTTTAACACTTCAATGGCTGATTGCATAATCTTATAATCACTCTTGCTACCCATAATAATGCTGACAAAATTCATATTATTCCTTAAGTATTTTTTTGATATTGTAGCAAAGCTAGTGTTGATATAAAGATAAGAGGTTAAGTCTTTGAGAGTAATTTTTATTTTGAATTTATTTTGTTGTCTGTTAGGCGCAACAAGCTTATCTCTTGCTCTAGAGAATAAAATTTTTTTAGGCAAATGGAAAATTGTTGGTATTGAAATAGATGGTATTAAAAGACAGGTGCTAGATGAGAATTCTTTTATTATTTTTAAAGAAAAATATTATTTGGGTAATGTTGGCTGTAATGATTTTATAGGCAATTATGCAATTATGAGACAAAAGCAAATAGTTCTGATACCAAGTATGATTAAAGAGAAAAATTGCAAAATAGAAAAATTAAATTTTGAGGCGATGTTTTTGCGCTATTTTATGGGAGGATTTAGAATTATTGATGAAAAGCAACTCATTATACTTCGAAACAATAGGTTAAGATTTTTATTGAAAAGATTTTGACATAAGCACTTGCAATTTTGTGATTTTAAGGCATAGTTGGATATAATGAGCACTTTTTAAGATTTTAGCAT from Helicobacter sp. 'house sparrow 1' encodes the following:
- a CDS encoding META domain-containing protein yields the protein MRVIFILNLFCCLLGATSLSLALENKIFLGKWKIVGIEIDGIKRQVLDENSFIIFKEKYYLGNVGCNDFIGNYAIMRQKQIVLIPSMIKEKNCKIEKLNFEAMFLRYFMGGFRIIDEKQLIILRNNRLRFLLKRF
- the htpG gene encoding molecular chaperone HtpG: MMSKKHTFQTEINQLLDLMIHSLYSNKEIFLRELISNASDALDKMNYLTLSEDKFKNMKFDARIDIKFDEAKKTLSIIDNGIGMNEEDLINHLGTIAKSGTKSFLSSLSGDKKKDSALIGQFGVGFYSAFMVADKIIVQTKKAGEDQAFAWISDGKGEYEITPCQKETQGSEITLYLKDEDKNFASRWEIENIVKKYSEHIQFPIYLHYTQTNYEGDKKVEKKEDKIEQINHAKAIWKMAKNELKEEDYKEFYKSFSHDNNEPLKWIHTKVEGNLEYTTLFFIPKNAPFDLYRVDYKSGIKLYVKRVFITDDDKELLPQYLRFVRGVIDSEDLPLNVSREILQQNKILANIKSASTKKILNEIENLSKDEEQYKGFYEQFGRVLKEGLYSDFENKDKILNLLRFDTLNQDLVSLKAYKEAMPQDQKSIYYLIGENKDLLKASPILEKYTQKGYQVLLLSDEIDSFVMPNVNEYDKTPMKDASSKQALEELGMEQISEEDKKNYEELSKKIKEKLGDQIKEVVLSATLNSPVALIGEEENAMMANLMRQMGQNPVSMPKNLEINISHPVINKLNKMQDKQEFEDMVHLLFDSAKILDSGSIQNTKDFTRRIYDLIERAI
- a CDS encoding AAA family ATPase, producing MQRFKNSLYISIISCFILGILTIILFTRDYTTPINTKELENIINQNKTIKKVLTDETFLYFYIDKECYKIPKFAVDNELIKNLKIQEKQNYSSLFFIVLFIALILGFLLFYRRYKKPQKEVGKIETIREEKSQNNIYTPMTSKVSFDDIAGIEEVKEELLELIDFLKNPSRYQKLDIVMPKGVLLSGPPGIGKTMIAKAMANEAGVPFFYHSGSSFVQIYAGMGAKRVRDLFSSAKKNAPSIIFIDEIDSVGKARDKNRSDEREATLNELLTQMDGFDENSGIIVIGATNKINVLDEALLRSGRFDRKLLLELPSIEDRVKILKKHLKNKKIDFDLHEVAKLCVGFSGAALATLVNESALYALKHKKEKITMEDVLALKDKVFLGKRLPVKLDSYQKELLSIYQASKCISAVIFGLEFEKCSLVLDFFIQNENGVLSQSLLEKQARFYLSGICGLKLIKKETFTIGQLDLQEIEKILQKMYEFYMIKDTKLVFKDLKEQQLDFLEKYIEEISIISKRLLEEEVLTFDTIKQSIL
- the purE gene encoding 5-(carboxyamino)imidazole ribonucleotide mutase codes for the protein MNFVSIIMGSKSDYKIMQSAIEVLKQFNVTYEVIISSAHRSPDRTKQYVKEAEQKGAKVFIGAAGMAAHLAGAIASMTTKPVIGVPLSGGALDGLDALLSTVQMPSGMPVGTLAIGKAGAVNAAYLAIQILALSDKTLALALQKDREEKIKKLQEDSKEIEVIL
- a CDS encoding methylated-DNA--[protein]-cysteine S-methyltransferase, with product MIYFDTCQTPIGDFDITILQDKIVSFLPSTPQSCEQRQTKLTQEVKKQVNAYFKGDLKEFILPLLIKGSDFKKKVLTQILQIEYGEQKSYKEIAREIANPLSYRAVGNACNQNDFCIIIPCHRVVSSHGIGGYALGLDKKIFLLKLEGSLK
- a CDS encoding mechanosensitive ion channel domain-containing protein produces the protein MKKVLLLLLGLVFVFSQDDLEELQKKIQNLDQKIQTNENIWIRKYTNFENYNKVYMQIQSLEKELKKNKNQPNSPDSSFKKHQLETQIETLQKQLELLSQYKDNPFKDLIEKPEIGEVVNVTNPFAIVGGFSFIKKVESQKRNLGYRQQTLNDALEILNTKYKLLQEIYKLDKKASKKQLYQTQTKILELQSAQDILKTTVDIYTKESQEIVNKISTQIKNQIFKLIYIAIVILVSFGIAFILKVFSRKYIHDNERAYMASKIINFFNITIIILILLFAYLENVTYLIAVLGFASAGLAIAMKDLFMSLLGWLVITIGGSVHVGDRIRISKDGCIYVGDVLDISVLRITLYEDVTLTTFLDNRRAGRIVFIPNNYIFTTMFSNYTHGGMKTVWDGVDFVITFDSNIQKACMIANEVATKYSKGYTETTRKQLSKMRDKYSLRNSNVEPKTFSLIDGSGIRISVWYQTNAYATLSLRSVISMEIIERLLKEQDIRIAYNTTKLIKDGTDGFGNKTANMYPIEVE
- the mtaB gene encoding tRNA (N(6)-L-threonylcarbamoyladenosine(37)-C(2))-methylthiotransferase MtaB; translated protein: MKVFFKTFGCRTNFFDTQVMIEKLKDFSIIENEHDADIIIVNSCTVTNGADSGVRSYVNKMKREGKKIYFTGCGVKTQAKNLFDKDLIFGSFGHSHKEKINDFLLSKDRFFIQESETTKHLDSTIVSDFSQKSRAFIKIQEGCDFSCSYCIIPSVRGIARSYRQEDIIKQIDILAQKGISEVVLTGTNVGSYGRDLGSNIARLIKEIAKNNSIKRVRVGSLEPSQINGEFLELLEDDILEKHLHIALQYTHNDMLKIMNRQNRVETDFILLEKIAKKGFAIGSDFIVGHPYETPEIWEEALKNIKSLPLTHIHPFIYSPRDNTPSAKMPMTVDKKTAKERLNDLNKVIKQKNLIFRKKKSVLRVLVESKKQENYSGLDQFFNRIVIKSHNNIQGNWLEIKDYEVREEGNYAEI